Proteins co-encoded in one Natronorubrum daqingense genomic window:
- a CDS encoding DUF7382 domain-containing protein: protein MLSDTHSSERTERSATTDRSSRSRLRNHSRTSFTRDDRAIEGLPIRLVIALVVGVAALALMLNMLGGIGDVGDTEVTVEVNDEDQIIEAGVDGSDGSGDDEVLVDVIDENGNNVEDATVIATAGDAQLDGVVAADTGDDDDAQGHSGIDDHQAVLKFDGNQSLRADQDIGTLELEVVPPSDSNYIDEQPNPEIRVES, encoded by the coding sequence ATGCTATCGGACACGCACTCTTCGGAGCGAACTGAGCGGTCGGCGACGACCGATCGATCGTCGCGTTCGCGCTTACGAAACCACTCACGAACGTCGTTCACTCGAGACGATCGGGCGATCGAGGGGTTGCCAATTCGGCTCGTCATCGCCCTGGTCGTCGGCGTCGCGGCACTCGCACTCATGTTGAACATGCTCGGCGGTATCGGCGACGTCGGCGACACCGAAGTGACCGTCGAGGTCAACGACGAGGATCAGATAATCGAGGCCGGAGTGGACGGTTCGGACGGATCAGGAGACGACGAAGTGCTGGTCGACGTCATCGATGAAAACGGGAACAACGTCGAAGACGCGACGGTAATTGCGACGGCCGGCGACGCCCAACTCGACGGCGTTGTCGCCGCAGATACCGGCGACGACGACGACGCACAGGGGCATTCGGGCATCGACGACCACCAGGCGGTCCTCAAATTCGACGGCAATCAGAGTCTGCGTGCGGATCAAGATATCGGGACGCTCGAGCTCGAGGTCGTCCCGCCGTCGGACAGTAACTACATCGACGAACAGCCGAACCCGGAGATCCGGGTCGAGTCCTAA
- a CDS encoding aminopeptidase, with protein sequence MTTRKSAAETAVRQCLALESDESCVIVTDDKREPIGESLYAVASEITDDASIIRYPPGETHGGEPPAPVAAAMAGADVVLAPTTKSLSHTRARTEANDAGARVATLPGITEDVFTTGLDADYESIAAHCENVREQVADAETVRVTTPVGTDITFAVGSRAWLSDTGIVHEPGIMSNLPAGEVFISPETAEGTFVVDGTMRPHGLLEDGQQLTFEVEDGLVTHISDDEIRETVETAADEVGDAAYNLAELGIGTNVAVTELVGSVLLDEKAGGTVHIAVGDNAGIGGETEAPIHLDGILREPTVFADGVEIDLPQAE encoded by the coding sequence ATGACGACACGTAAGAGTGCTGCCGAGACCGCTGTTCGACAGTGTCTGGCGCTCGAGTCGGACGAATCCTGTGTGATCGTGACCGACGACAAACGCGAACCGATCGGCGAGTCGCTGTACGCGGTCGCAAGCGAGATCACCGACGATGCCAGCATCATCCGATATCCACCCGGGGAGACACACGGGGGCGAACCGCCAGCGCCAGTCGCGGCGGCGATGGCCGGTGCGGACGTCGTCCTCGCGCCGACGACGAAGAGTCTGAGTCACACCCGCGCTCGCACCGAAGCGAACGACGCAGGTGCGCGAGTCGCGACGCTGCCGGGAATTACCGAAGACGTGTTTACGACGGGGTTGGACGCCGATTACGAGTCGATCGCCGCCCACTGCGAAAACGTCCGCGAGCAGGTTGCAGACGCCGAAACGGTTCGCGTAACGACGCCGGTCGGCACGGATATCACGTTCGCGGTGGGGAGTCGAGCGTGGCTCTCGGATACCGGAATCGTCCACGAACCGGGGATCATGTCGAACCTCCCCGCAGGAGAGGTGTTCATCAGCCCCGAAACGGCCGAGGGAACGTTCGTCGTCGACGGCACGATGCGTCCCCACGGATTGCTCGAGGACGGTCAGCAGTTGACGTTCGAGGTCGAAGACGGGCTCGTAACGCACATCTCGGATGACGAAATTCGGGAAACGGTCGAAACGGCCGCAGACGAGGTTGGTGATGCCGCCTACAACCTCGCGGAGTTGGGGATCGGAACGAACGTCGCGGTCACCGAACTCGTCGGCTCGGTATTGTTGGACGAGAAAGCCGGTGGTACCGTCCACATCGCGGTCGGAGACAACGCGGGAATCGGCGGCGAGACGGAAGCCCCGATCCACCTCGACGGTATCTTGCGGGAGCCGACCGTCTTC
- a CDS encoding DUF7125 family protein: MIAIAGAKGGCGKTVTTLGLTEAFAREGTPAIAIDADRQLPNLHVAGGVDREPTLAMISTDAGRSDRTGDAGGVDLRSIAQVSPRTTSAGIVPAPAPTDSLDLESVLEGLESETGQLLVDCPSGAGPDVVEPLSAADGVVVTTDGDRSLRAAKTTVAMARRLGVRVLGVVVNRCSSVPPAIESWVDVPVLGVVPEATSPLTDEATTSAYADVVETLRTRHATDRTAVAYDDDRLPTGIAPLDRHLGGGLVPGSVLAVTAEPASQSEHLVYEATAPRGTLYLTTDRSADNVRRALETTTVDTGTPTIRRVTGDDRLEDATAFIEKLPTGATLVVDVMGPLERHGREAYVSFLNDLKDRLVETESIALLHCLEGAVRPEHRIATIHAADAVVAVESAPSVRDSASGRELTIRKCRHERVSSAPIDLEGTDARSTLHESTSASTATRDAEAPDQ, translated from the coding sequence ATGATCGCCATCGCCGGTGCGAAAGGTGGATGTGGAAAGACAGTAACGACGCTCGGGCTCACGGAGGCGTTCGCTCGAGAAGGCACGCCAGCTATCGCGATCGACGCCGACAGACAGCTCCCGAATTTACACGTCGCAGGCGGTGTCGACAGGGAACCGACACTTGCAATGATCTCGACTGACGCTGGACGTAGCGACCGAACAGGTGACGCTGGCGGCGTCGATCTTCGATCGATCGCCCAGGTGAGTCCGCGAACCACGAGCGCCGGCATCGTTCCGGCTCCGGCCCCCACCGACTCACTCGACCTCGAGTCCGTACTCGAGGGTCTCGAGAGCGAAACCGGTCAGCTTCTCGTGGACTGTCCGTCCGGTGCGGGGCCGGACGTGGTGGAACCGCTCTCGGCGGCCGACGGCGTCGTCGTCACGACTGATGGGGATCGAAGTCTGCGGGCTGCCAAAACGACGGTCGCGATGGCTCGTCGACTCGGCGTGCGCGTCCTCGGCGTCGTGGTGAACAGGTGCTCGAGCGTTCCACCGGCGATCGAGTCGTGGGTCGACGTACCGGTCCTCGGTGTGGTTCCGGAGGCGACGTCGCCGCTGACGGACGAGGCGACGACGAGTGCCTACGCGGACGTAGTCGAAACGCTGCGGACGCGACACGCGACCGATCGAACGGCGGTTGCGTACGACGACGACCGATTGCCGACGGGGATTGCGCCGCTCGACCGCCATCTCGGCGGTGGCCTCGTTCCGGGTTCCGTCCTCGCGGTGACGGCTGAGCCTGCCAGCCAGTCCGAACACCTGGTCTACGAGGCCACGGCTCCTCGCGGAACGCTGTATCTGACGACCGACCGATCGGCCGACAACGTTCGACGGGCGCTCGAGACGACTACCGTCGACACTGGTACCCCGACGATCCGCCGCGTCACTGGTGACGACCGACTCGAGGATGCGACGGCCTTCATCGAGAAACTACCAACGGGTGCGACCCTCGTCGTCGACGTGATGGGCCCACTGGAACGCCACGGTCGAGAAGCGTACGTCTCGTTCTTGAACGATCTGAAGGATCGACTGGTCGAAACCGAGAGTATCGCGTTGTTGCACTGTCTCGAGGGCGCTGTCCGTCCCGAGCACAGAATCGCGACGATTCACGCGGCTGACGCAGTCGTCGCCGTCGAGTCGGCACCATCGGTCCGCGACTCGGCGAGCGGACGCGAACTCACGATTCGGAAGTGCCGGCACGAACGAGTGAGTTCTGCGCCGATCGACCTCGAGGGAACGGACGCCCGCTCGACTCTCCACGAATCGACGTCAGCGTCGACGGCCACTCGAGACGCGGAGGCTCCGGATCAGTAA
- a CDS encoding MinD/ParA family ATP-binding protein — protein sequence MIVAVTGGKGGVGKSTVSLNLARELDAVVVDADLSTADLPRGHGPDLHDVLAGRATPLEAVDSFGSVRVLPCGRTLAGARAANLSALEDALGRLERSCGRVVVDCPAGLARDVGTQLHSVHAAVLVTTPTESALVDALRTRALARDLETPIAAVVLNRVRKPDDELATRVERRFGAKTTVIEERAAIDEAMSQWRPVRDWNPTCEGTADFESLGRAIERCEKRLSGRVGVL from the coding sequence ATGATCGTCGCCGTTACCGGCGGGAAAGGCGGCGTCGGCAAATCGACCGTCTCGTTGAACCTCGCTCGAGAACTCGACGCCGTCGTCGTCGACGCCGACCTCTCGACGGCGGACCTCCCTCGCGGGCACGGCCCCGACCTCCACGACGTGCTCGCGGGCCGGGCAACCCCGCTCGAGGCCGTCGACTCGTTTGGCTCGGTTCGCGTCCTGCCCTGTGGGCGAACGCTCGCCGGTGCTCGCGCGGCGAACCTCTCTGCGCTCGAGGACGCACTCGGGCGACTCGAGCGATCGTGTGGCCGCGTCGTCGTCGATTGCCCGGCAGGGCTGGCACGCGACGTCGGAACCCAGTTACACAGCGTACACGCCGCAGTCCTCGTCACGACGCCGACCGAATCCGCACTCGTCGATGCGCTCAGAACGCGAGCACTCGCGCGCGACCTCGAGACCCCAATTGCGGCGGTCGTTCTCAATCGCGTCAGAAAGCCAGACGACGAACTCGCGACTCGAGTCGAACGAAGGTTCGGGGCGAAAACGACGGTAATCGAGGAACGAGCGGCGATCGACGAGGCGATGTCCCAGTGGCGACCAGTACGTGACTGGAACCCCACCTGTGAGGGAACCGCCGACTTCGAATCGCTCGGGCGAGCGATCGAACGCTGTGAAAAGCGCCTCTCGGGTCGCGTTGGCGTCCTGTGA
- a CDS encoding ATP-binding protein, which produces MSFILGRRGALEAGPVGRLGSYRARDGSEGAPLHVDFDGPHAMLVVGKRGYGKSYTLGVLAEGLARACGVAPVIVDPMGVFDTLAAPSTGSPVPAAVIAEPAVAPKALDPSSWCALLGLSPESGAGGLIWRAAQRETTLSGMLAHVENAGAPSADTRAASNHLRLAEAWDVFDSDGLEAAALAGPEVTVLDVSGLESAPMNVVCRGVAETLYRARVTEAIDRLPWVLLDEAHTFFDGVAEPALRRILTRGRAPGVSLVSATQRPSAIPPVGISQADILVSHRLTAQADLEALERAQPTYLNGSLSDADRLPEAPGAVVIIDDTTETIHSAQIRTRDTPHGGDSPRASDVV; this is translated from the coding sequence GTGAGTTTCATACTCGGCCGTCGCGGTGCGCTCGAAGCGGGACCGGTGGGGCGACTCGGTTCGTATCGCGCCCGCGATGGCAGCGAAGGTGCACCGCTGCACGTCGATTTTGACGGGCCCCACGCGATGTTGGTCGTCGGGAAACGTGGATACGGGAAATCCTACACGCTGGGCGTCCTCGCGGAAGGGCTCGCTCGAGCGTGCGGCGTCGCACCGGTAATCGTCGATCCGATGGGCGTCTTCGACACGCTCGCCGCCCCGTCGACCGGATCACCGGTTCCGGCGGCGGTGATCGCAGAGCCGGCCGTCGCGCCGAAAGCACTCGACCCCAGCTCGTGGTGTGCGCTGCTCGGCCTCTCGCCAGAGAGCGGCGCAGGGGGACTGATCTGGCGTGCAGCGCAGCGCGAAACGACGCTCTCGGGAATGCTGGCTCACGTCGAGAACGCTGGCGCACCGTCCGCCGATACGCGAGCCGCGAGTAACCACCTGCGACTCGCCGAGGCGTGGGACGTCTTCGATTCAGACGGACTCGAGGCAGCGGCGCTCGCCGGGCCCGAAGTCACGGTACTCGACGTTTCGGGACTCGAGTCCGCGCCGATGAACGTCGTCTGTCGTGGCGTCGCGGAGACGCTCTATCGCGCTCGCGTCACGGAGGCCATCGACCGACTGCCGTGGGTGCTCCTCGACGAGGCGCACACGTTCTTCGACGGAGTCGCTGAACCGGCGCTTCGACGGATCCTGACGCGCGGGCGTGCACCCGGTGTGAGCCTCGTCTCGGCGACCCAGCGCCCGAGTGCGATTCCGCCGGTCGGCATCTCCCAGGCTGATATTCTGGTTTCCCATCGGCTGACAGCCCAGGCGGACCTCGAGGCGCTGGAACGAGCACAACCGACGTACCTGAACGGGTCGTTATCGGACGCGGATCGACTGCCCGAAGCCCCCGGTGCGGTCGTCATCATCGACGACACGACCGAGACGATTCACTCGGCACAGATACGAACGCGGGACACACCACACGGTGGTGACAGTCCACGTGCGAGCGATGTCGTGTAA
- a CDS encoding DUF7857 domain-containing protein, with protein MVTLDYDVTRRDGVTFVTALVRNTQTTPQTVRLESRLEGPVWPPRRDGVTAPEWDGKTWNGTIKPGRTRGIGFASPAQPTEPPLELSDQNRSSDDERETPTETLAELEGWAPPADVLPPAP; from the coding sequence ATGGTTACACTCGACTACGACGTGACGCGCCGCGATGGCGTCACGTTCGTGACGGCACTCGTTCGAAACACGCAGACGACGCCCCAGACGGTCCGTCTCGAGAGTCGACTCGAGGGGCCGGTCTGGCCGCCACGACGCGACGGCGTCACCGCACCCGAGTGGGACGGGAAGACGTGGAACGGAACGATCAAACCGGGACGCACTCGAGGAATCGGATTCGCGAGTCCAGCCCAGCCGACAGAGCCACCGCTCGAACTCAGTGACCAGAATCGCAGTTCCGACGACGAGAGGGAGACGCCAACGGAAACGCTCGCCGAACTCGAGGGGTGGGCACCTCCTGCCGACGTGTTGCCACCGGCGCCATGA
- a CDS encoding DUF7311 family protein, translating to MIRYVLIVLVTVALLVLSMPAIDRAATLNSERQVDTTLASIDDAATDLESNEEVTPAGHPDPQRVVDLALPASTLTTEGVDHFELDPHESSGYTHARYVLADGTTRERTIDATIVWNDPDRTDATEIGGSSDQQLVFRLVETDDGDPIVVASYA from the coding sequence GTGATTCGCTACGTCCTCATCGTGTTGGTGACAGTTGCGCTGCTCGTACTTTCGATGCCCGCGATCGACCGGGCAGCGACGCTCAACAGCGAGCGACAGGTCGATACCACGCTCGCGTCGATCGACGACGCCGCGACCGATCTCGAGTCGAACGAGGAGGTGACACCGGCGGGCCATCCCGATCCACAGCGCGTCGTCGACCTGGCGCTTCCCGCGAGTACGCTCACCACGGAAGGAGTTGACCACTTCGAACTGGATCCACACGAGAGTAGCGGCTACACCCACGCCCGGTACGTCCTCGCGGACGGGACGACGCGTGAACGGACGATCGACGCGACCATCGTCTGGAACGATCCTGATCGCACCGATGCGACCGAAATCGGTGGCAGCAGCGACCAACAACTCGTCTTTCGCCTCGTCGAAACCGACGACGGCGACCCCATCGTCGTCGCATCCTATGCCTGA
- a CDS encoding DUF7310 family coiled-coil domain-containing protein — MTDIERIDQRLSALERAVVDNDLEFDRLEDLATLTATVDRLEARLEEHERRLAELEGSVDAVSGFVDNVGAVNDGVEQRADAAIAAVDRLEYRLDEFERVLANRDAADPTADRVDEAPGVFPVRSSEAVQAESDVAVSAESAAQSERDGISAPSTLEERPDRVTASAEAVASDLLDDAAGEVGSERVSPAIDEHASNSSEDGGNESDSRSFVASLRARFA; from the coding sequence ATGACCGATATCGAGCGGATCGACCAGCGACTTTCCGCGCTCGAGCGCGCGGTCGTCGACAACGATCTCGAGTTCGATCGACTCGAGGATCTCGCCACGCTAACAGCAACCGTCGACCGACTCGAAGCGCGCCTCGAGGAACACGAGCGCCGACTCGCCGAACTCGAGGGCTCCGTCGATGCCGTTAGCGGGTTCGTCGACAATGTGGGGGCGGTCAACGACGGCGTCGAGCAACGAGCCGATGCGGCGATTGCAGCCGTCGACCGACTCGAGTACCGTTTGGACGAGTTCGAGCGCGTCCTCGCGAACCGAGACGCAGCGGATCCGACAGCAGACCGCGTTGACGAAGCACCCGGCGTTTTCCCAGTCAGGTCGAGCGAGGCTGTGCAAGCCGAGTCTGACGTGGCCGTCTCGGCGGAGTCGGCGGCCCAATCCGAACGCGACGGAATTTCGGCCCCGAGTACACTCGAGGAGCGGCCAGATCGGGTGACAGCCAGCGCCGAAGCCGTCGCATCGGACCTTCTCGACGACGCTGCCGGCGAGGTGGGATCGGAGAGGGTATCACCAGCCATCGACGAGCACGCGTCGAACTCGTCCGAGGACGGTGGAAACGAATCTGACTCGAGGTCGTTCGTCGCCTCCTTGCGGGCCCGGTTCGCGTGA
- a CDS encoding ATPase, T2SS/T4P/T4SS family — MSQDGVTNALRSVFADLEWLSLFDDGEMGAACTCRLTFEDDRLLIDADGCDGDLASSPTCRHAAVEALSDRDVSGIRTRSNGIEHRYDQRGVDLLGAAGRFLELLGDRDERLAEAVTRDPLSVTTNITDQIGPVGDVALESGLLEAVRAVDSYESALYSATGLTIGHYFLDHRLGDDGRLEDARTLETGSEARIYARPDSVPLYVLDVVDQTLSAAERGHLLAGYEAIAEGYVEGDRAASRAIEYATDEPADPVLARVLAKHTSGYGILEDLFADERVTDVYVTSPVSRNPIRVVVDGESMTTNVHLTSDGAGALASRVRRTSGRAFSRANPTVDAVATLENGTGIRVAGVTEPVASGVGFAFREEAGDRFTLPALVANGTMSVAVAGFLSVAIERNAAALIAGTRGSGKTTLLGTLLYELTPDTRTVLIEDTPELPVESLQSVDRDVQALRTGSDDGPEISPDEALRTALRLGDGALVVGEIRGDEAHVLYEAMRVGANANAVLGTIHGDGGDDVYERVVSDLAVEPSSFGATDLVVTVQAHETETGRSRRVATVEEVITNGENIWFESLYELEGEQAASTGRIDRGESRLVDHLAGPTEAYASVRREIADRTEEISALVSDGRTTPRDVAAAYADRRLE; from the coding sequence ATGTCTCAGGATGGTGTCACGAACGCACTCAGGTCCGTTTTCGCCGACCTCGAGTGGCTCTCGCTGTTCGACGACGGCGAGATGGGGGCTGCGTGTACGTGTCGACTTACGTTCGAAGATGACCGGTTGCTCATCGACGCAGACGGGTGCGACGGTGACCTCGCGAGTTCCCCGACATGTCGACACGCCGCCGTCGAAGCCCTCTCGGACCGTGACGTCTCGGGAATCCGCACCCGCTCGAACGGGATCGAACACCGCTACGACCAGCGAGGTGTGGACCTCCTCGGTGCAGCAGGCCGCTTCCTCGAGTTGCTCGGAGACCGAGACGAACGCCTCGCTGAAGCCGTTACGCGCGACCCGCTCTCAGTGACGACGAACATCACCGACCAAATTGGCCCCGTCGGCGACGTCGCACTCGAGTCGGGCCTTCTCGAGGCAGTCCGTGCCGTCGATAGCTACGAATCGGCGCTCTACTCGGCCACCGGCCTCACCATCGGTCACTACTTCCTCGATCACCGACTGGGCGACGACGGGCGTCTGGAGGACGCCCGGACGCTCGAGACCGGCAGCGAAGCCCGAATCTACGCCCGGCCGGATAGCGTTCCGCTGTACGTCCTCGACGTCGTCGATCAGACGCTTTCAGCGGCTGAGCGAGGTCACCTCCTCGCGGGTTACGAAGCCATCGCAGAGGGGTACGTCGAGGGTGATCGGGCGGCCTCTCGTGCGATCGAGTACGCGACGGACGAGCCAGCAGATCCGGTACTGGCTCGCGTCCTCGCCAAACACACGAGCGGATACGGCATTCTCGAGGATTTATTCGCCGACGAACGGGTGACGGACGTCTACGTGACCTCGCCCGTGTCGAGGAACCCGATTCGCGTCGTCGTCGACGGCGAGTCCATGACGACGAACGTCCACTTGACATCGGATGGCGCTGGTGCGCTGGCCTCTCGCGTGCGCCGAACCAGCGGGCGCGCGTTCTCGAGAGCGAACCCGACGGTCGATGCGGTCGCGACGCTCGAGAACGGCACGGGCATTCGCGTCGCAGGTGTGACCGAACCGGTCGCGTCGGGAGTCGGATTCGCGTTTCGCGAGGAAGCTGGGGACCGCTTCACGCTCCCCGCGCTCGTCGCGAACGGGACCATGTCTGTCGCGGTCGCGGGCTTTCTCTCGGTCGCCATCGAGCGAAACGCCGCCGCGTTGATCGCCGGCACTCGAGGTTCGGGCAAGACGACGCTGCTCGGAACGCTGTTGTACGAACTGACACCGGACACGCGAACCGTGTTGATCGAGGACACGCCGGAACTCCCCGTCGAGTCGCTCCAGTCGGTCGACCGGGACGTTCAGGCGCTTCGAACCGGCTCGGACGACGGTCCGGAAATCTCCCCGGATGAAGCGCTCAGGACGGCTCTCAGGCTGGGCGATGGTGCGCTCGTAGTCGGCGAAATTCGCGGGGACGAGGCGCACGTCCTCTACGAGGCGATGCGCGTCGGTGCGAACGCGAACGCAGTGCTCGGAACGATCCACGGCGACGGTGGCGACGACGTCTACGAACGCGTCGTCTCCGACCTCGCCGTCGAGCCCTCGTCGTTCGGTGCGACGGATCTCGTCGTGACGGTCCAAGCCCACGAGACGGAGACTGGACGGAGCCGCCGCGTCGCGACGGTCGAGGAGGTCATCACCAACGGCGAGAATATCTGGTTCGAGTCGTTGTACGAACTGGAGGGCGAACAGGCCGCCTCGACCGGTCGGATCGATCGCGGTGAGAGTCGACTCGTCGATCACCTGGCCGGACCGACCGAGGCGTACGCGTCGGTTCGTCGGGAAATTGCCGACCGAACCGAGGAAATTTCGGCTCTCGTTTCCGACGGACGGACCACTCCGCGTGACGTCGCAGCGGCGTACGCCGATCGGAGGCTCGAGTGA
- a CDS encoding secretion system protein: MSSLDALVLHLSAFYPYEVDTSEELAESLSFIESPHDAETIVRAGYGGGILGAVIPLPLLLTETPLSFVLFFVLVTPLAAIHSIHSLPHLQAAFRRTEALGDTPNLVGRAVLRMQVQPALESAVRFAADTGRGPLAASLNGHIDRSMGTAQTGLLSFAEEWATWFPALRRSAHLLATAQDAPDGERIRTLDRALSAVLTGTRNQMADFTAAIRGPTTALFAFGIMVPLALIALVPAVPMVGIPVNIWIFVLLYNVVLPACLVAASLWLLTRRPVAFPPPNVSHDHPDVPDRLWIRGLWGVLAAVGGYTITASFGPSHLAPVIGVGLGLGTALFAIFTPILAVRNDVRAVEAHLTDALYIVGRQVAEGESVESAIELAAERVPAETGAVFEHAAGVQRRLHASVEAAFLGEYGALKAVPSPRAHGTAALLAIAAEEGKPAGRAIVSMADHLEELDEVEAKTKRSLKQVTETLDNTAAYFGPLVAGATVAMAEMIADENMMDTTDLDAAAFPAESLAVVVGVYLIALCVILLPLSIALRYGMDRALFGYHVGRALIASMIIYGLSVSVLEYVLVF; encoded by the coding sequence ATGTCGTCGCTCGACGCACTCGTTTTGCACCTTTCTGCGTTCTACCCCTACGAGGTCGATACGAGCGAGGAACTCGCCGAGTCGCTTTCGTTTATCGAATCGCCCCACGACGCCGAGACGATCGTTCGGGCGGGGTACGGCGGCGGGATTCTCGGTGCGGTGATTCCACTCCCGCTACTGCTGACGGAGACGCCACTCTCGTTCGTCTTGTTCTTCGTGCTGGTGACGCCGCTCGCGGCGATTCACTCGATTCACTCGCTGCCACACCTGCAGGCGGCGTTTCGCCGAACGGAGGCCCTCGGCGACACGCCGAACCTCGTCGGGCGCGCCGTGTTACGGATGCAGGTCCAGCCGGCTCTCGAGAGCGCCGTTCGCTTCGCTGCCGATACCGGTCGGGGCCCGCTCGCGGCGAGTCTCAACGGCCACATCGACCGATCGATGGGGACCGCCCAGACCGGTCTCCTCTCCTTCGCCGAGGAGTGGGCGACGTGGTTTCCCGCATTGCGCCGCTCTGCACACCTGCTCGCGACGGCACAAGACGCTCCTGATGGGGAACGAATTCGGACGCTCGATCGGGCGCTTTCGGCCGTCCTGACCGGGACGCGAAATCAGATGGCGGACTTCACGGCTGCGATTCGCGGGCCGACGACGGCATTGTTCGCGTTCGGAATCATGGTTCCACTCGCACTGATCGCGCTCGTGCCTGCCGTCCCGATGGTCGGCATTCCGGTCAACATCTGGATCTTCGTCCTGTTGTACAATGTCGTTCTCCCGGCGTGTCTCGTCGCTGCGAGCCTCTGGTTGCTCACCCGTCGCCCGGTCGCCTTTCCGCCACCGAACGTCAGTCACGACCATCCCGACGTTCCCGACCGGCTCTGGATTCGCGGCCTCTGGGGCGTACTCGCAGCGGTGGGTGGCTATACGATCACGGCGTCGTTCGGACCGTCCCATCTGGCACCGGTCATCGGCGTCGGCCTCGGTCTGGGGACGGCTCTCTTCGCGATTTTCACACCCATTCTCGCGGTTCGAAACGACGTCCGGGCCGTCGAAGCGCACCTCACCGACGCCCTCTACATCGTCGGTCGACAGGTCGCCGAAGGCGAGTCCGTCGAGTCGGCCATCGAACTCGCCGCCGAACGGGTCCCGGCCGAAACTGGCGCGGTCTTCGAACACGCGGCTGGCGTTCAGCGTCGCCTTCATGCAAGCGTCGAAGCGGCGTTCCTCGGCGAGTACGGCGCACTGAAGGCCGTTCCGAGTCCTCGAGCCCACGGCACTGCTGCCTTGCTCGCGATCGCCGCCGAAGAAGGTAAACCGGCGGGGAGAGCCATCGTTTCGATGGCCGACCACCTCGAGGAACTCGACGAGGTCGAAGCCAAGACCAAACGGAGTCTCAAACAGGTGACGGAGACCCTCGACAATACGGCGGCGTACTTCGGGCCGCTCGTCGCCGGCGCGACGGTCGCGATGGCTGAAATGATTGCCGATGAGAATATGATGGACACGACGGATCTCGACGCCGCGGCGTTTCCCGCCGAATCGCTCGCGGTCGTCGTCGGCGTCTACCTGATCGCGCTCTGCGTGATCCTTCTCCCGCTTTCGATCGCACTCCGATATGGTATGGACCGTGCGCTCTTTGGGTATCACGTCGGCCGCGCGCTCATCGCGTCGATGATCATCTACGGCCTCTCCGTCTCGGTTCTCGAGTACGTACTCGTGTTCTGA